A segment of the Nitrosopumilus sp. genome:
CATCCAATGCAAACATTGGGGTTCCTGAACTCGTATGCGGATTCTCGCCTGTCATCATGACTCTTTCTTTTGAGAGTGTAAGGTAGTCATCAAGACCTGTTTGGCCTGACGATGGGATGTATTGTGTATACGCAAGGCTGCTTACAGAAGGCAATATCAAAATGCTTAACATTGCTCCTGTCATCATGATTGTTTTTTTTCACTTATTGAATTAATTATGTTAATTTTGAATAAAGCGTTTGATGAAATTTTTATTTCACTAATCCTTACATACTATATTGTCACATTGAATGTCATCCATGCTTGATAAAAATTCCAAGACTGATGATAATGTCAACGTATTTTCAATTGATGACGCAAAGATGAAAATCTTGGCAAAAGTTATTTCAAACAAGTCAAGTGTTACGATTTTGAATTTATTGTATCGTGACGAGCTTACTGCAAATGCCATTGCTCAAAAAACAAACATGTCGTTGCAGCTCGTAAAATACTATTTGGATAAAATGCGGCAAATTGATCTTGTACGTGTCTCAAAAACAGGAAAAAACTCCAAGGCGCGAGACATGAACTATTACAAGACATCCAAACTTGCAATTGTTATCACGCCTTCAAAGATTGCCGAAAAAACAAGGCAAAGCAAATCTCTGGTACGCTCATTTCATTCCATTTCCAGATTTTTTGGTATGGCGACAGTTTCTGCGATTGCCGCGTTGTCGTTAGTAATGGTTTCTGCTGAAAGCAGTCTGCACGGCTCGCTTAAAAGCTGGTATTCTGAATTCAGGCTGCCTGTAGAGATTGCGGGAACTGGCATTTCAAATTCAATTGACGAGTCCCTGCATCTTGCAAAAACCCGGGTGGAGTCTGTAGTTGCAAATCCTGGCGCTGGTTCGGGAACTCCTTATGTTGATCCATATACTGGAATACTGAGCCTCACGGGTACTGATTTTGTCGTTTCGATGGCGATGCTGGCAGGCATCACTGCAGTCGCGTCCTTTGTCCTTCTTTACAGGGCAATTCCGACATCTAACTCCGAAATTACAGTCCAAAGTTAAGGATGAGCGCACACAAAATAACTCTCTATTCTCATACTCACTTTTTATTTTCTTTTGTGTCCTTCTTTTTCACTCTTTTTTTAATTGCGTAAATCGTGATGAAAAATATCGTTGAATTTGTGCCCAAACCCTCTGTAACTATCAAAGTAAGTGTTCTTAGCTCGGTAATTATCTCGCCTGTCTGTAATTGCTATCTGTTGAATGAGAAATCACAAGTTCGAATGTCTGAGTTCTTCTTTTTATTTTACAAACTCATTGCATTCAATTTTTTCACCGCAGTACGGACAAAATTGCATTGGAAAAAATGCAATGTTTCCATCTGTGCTGGTGTCCTTGAAATAAAATTTTGCCCATTTTACATTCCATAGTTGAAAATGCTTGTCATGTTCTTTGAGTTGTTTACAGCACCACCATGTCATGTGTGTCTCTACGTGAAACTCTGTAAATTTTTCACATGTGGGCTCATCAAAATGCTTTGTGTAGAATACTTTCAATATATGATCTGTGATTCTGAGATTCATAAACACTTCCAATGTTTTCTTTTTTGAACGATCAGATGAATTATCTAATGGCAAATGTACATCCTGATTTCTTTATTGCATGTTTTTTGATTCCCTTTTCATGTCCGGGCATGTGTGATGGCGCTTGGTGGCTATTTTTAGTTCAAATGAATGCGGGTTTGAACGAAATTACATTGAGTTAATTCAACATATGTGGAAGTTTACCTCTGTAATTCTTTTCACATACGTGCATGTCCATCCTCGGATTCGACTAAAAAATTGACATACGTATGTAAAAATTAAATATTAAAAAAAATAAAAAACCCGACCTTAGTCGGATATCAATTCATTCGTACAATGTCTATCTTTACAGCCGGATTGCCCCATGAATGTACATCCTTTAGAAGATCTGCATTGCCCATGATTCCTGCATGTGGGATGATGATTCCGTCTTCTGCAAGTTCTGGATTGCTTGAACCAGACCCATCTTCTCCTGATGATATTCCAATGACTCCCTGACATGGGGGTACCATGTCGGCAAAGTCTTCTGTATTCATCTCGGTTCTTGCATCATATGCCATGGCATAGACTGTTTTTTGCTTGTAGTATGGAAGCTTTACAGAATCAATTCCTGCAAAACCATCATTTGTACAGACTAGCATGCTGGCAAATGACAGATATCTCATATCGCCTTCAGCAGATATTGCAAAGGTCTCTGAATAATTCAAACCTGTATTTCCAGGATCATTTGCTGGAACCAGCGGTGCAGTTCCTTGAACCACGTCTGAAATGCCTGTTTTACCTTGTAGCATTTTGACTAACGGTTCAGAGTTTCCGTTCTCAGACAGCTGCTGAATGCCGTTACTTGCCATTTCACCTACTGTAAAAAACCCCGCATTCTCTGAATGGGTGACCAACAGTGGTGGCGTGATTGGCTGTCCTGGCGTGAGGTTTGTTATGGTGACCTCGTACATCTTTGTCTTTGCTGCGCTAGATTCAGGTATTCCTGCTATGCTTACAACAGCTAGCATTGCAACTATTGCAGACATGGCAAAAATACTTGTCTTTTTTGAT
Coding sequences within it:
- a CDS encoding winged helix-turn-helix transcriptional regulator; this encodes MLDKNSKTDDNVNVFSIDDAKMKILAKVISNKSSVTILNLLYRDELTANAIAQKTNMSLQLVKYYLDKMRQIDLVRVSKTGKNSKARDMNYYKTSKLAIVITPSKIAEKTRQSKSLVRSFHSISRFFGMATVSAIAALSLVMVSAESSLHGSLKSWYSEFRLPVEIAGTGISNSIDESLHLAKTRVESVVANPGAGSGTPYVDPYTGILSLTGTDFVVSMAMLAGITAVASFVLLYRAIPTSNSEITVQS